A genomic window from Micromonospora ferruginea includes:
- a CDS encoding metallophosphoesterase family protein → MTGAAARGTHAARGGRLLAISDLHVGHAENRALVERLRPDGDDDWLIVAGDVGEYLHDVEWALGLLARRFARVVWSPGNHELWTPRDDPVQLRGEARYRHLVATCRRLGVLTPEDPYPVWDADGDPVLVVPLFVGYDHSWRPPGTYNRAQALALAYETGVVCTDEILLHPDPYPSRDAWCRARVIRTERRLDAERGGLPTVLVNHYPLVREPTRILRHPEFAQWCGTDLTADWHLHYDARVAVYGHLHIPRSTRHDGVRFEEVSVGYPREWRRRATPPGRPGPSSRRSPGSSADGPPARPDPPPGPANEGSVGVGSQVSAQ, encoded by the coding sequence GTGACCGGCGCCGCAGCTAGGGGTACGCACGCGGCTAGGGGTGGCCGGCTGCTCGCCATCAGTGACCTGCACGTCGGGCACGCCGAGAACCGGGCGCTGGTCGAACGGCTGCGCCCCGACGGCGACGACGACTGGCTGATCGTCGCCGGGGACGTCGGCGAGTACCTGCACGACGTCGAGTGGGCGCTCGGCCTGCTCGCCCGGCGCTTCGCCCGGGTCGTCTGGTCGCCCGGCAACCACGAGCTGTGGACGCCCCGCGACGACCCGGTGCAGTTGCGCGGCGAGGCCCGCTACCGGCACCTGGTGGCGACGTGCCGGCGGCTCGGCGTCCTCACCCCGGAGGATCCCTACCCGGTGTGGGACGCCGACGGCGACCCGGTGCTGGTGGTGCCGCTGTTCGTCGGGTACGACCACTCGTGGCGGCCGCCGGGCACCTACAACCGGGCCCAAGCGCTGGCGCTGGCGTACGAGACCGGGGTGGTGTGCACCGACGAGATCCTGCTGCACCCGGACCCGTACCCGAGCCGGGACGCCTGGTGCCGGGCCCGGGTCATCCGCACCGAACGGCGGCTCGACGCCGAGCGCGGCGGCCTGCCCACCGTGCTGGTCAACCACTACCCGCTGGTCCGCGAACCGACCCGGATCCTGCGCCACCCCGAGTTCGCCCAGTGGTGCGGCACCGACCTCACCGCCGACTGGCACCTGCACTACGACGCCCGCGTCGCCGTCTACGGGCACCTGCACATCCCGCGCAGCACCCGCCACGACGGCGTCCGGTTCGAAGAGGTGTCCGTCGGCTACCCCCGCGAGTGGCGCCGCCGCGCCACCCCGCCCGGCCGCCCCGGGCCATCCTCCCGGCGCTCGCCGGGCAGCTCCGCTGACGGTCCGCCGGCCCGCCCGGACCCCCCGCCGGGACCGGCGAATGAGGGGTCCGTAGGGGTTGGGTCGCAGGTCAGCGCTCAGTAG